The nucleotide sequence TTCTCTATTTCCCCGTCCTTTTCCCGAATCTGCTCTTTAAGCTGTGCTATCGTTGCTTCGTACTCATCCAGCTTTCTTTCGTACTCAATCAGGTATTTCTGTATAATATTCCTTATCTCTCCGTATATATCTGTCTCCATGCCGTACACAACCTCCTTTTCCCCTTGATGAAGTTTCTCTTTAACAACTGCATTGTCCATGCTGTCGCTGTATGCCCCGCTTCCTTCAGAATCGTCTTTGTGACGTACCCCGTCCGTATCGTCTTTTTCTTTCTTATCCTCATGGAGCATTTCATAGGCTTGTTCATCGGTACCTTTTTTCTCGCTTTCAGCAGTCTTTATGCTTTCCTGCGGCAGTTCTCCGCAGGCTGCTTTTACTATTTCGTTCAGGTCGAATGGGTTTACAAATACATCTTTCACTCCCAATGCCCGCGCTTTTGCAGCATCACCGGCACCTTTCGCAAGGAATATTACCCTCCTGCCTTCGTTCAAAAACCTTTCTGCGTATAATATGGAAGAGACGACTGCAACACTGCCCGTATCCCCTGTACCGCCGGCATCAGCAATCTTCTGTCTGATTTCATTATCCAACTGCTCGTATCCCGTGTTCACATAAAAGCCCATCGGAACACCATCTCCTTTCATTTCCCCTGTTTCTTCCCCTAAAACCGGATTATTTTCGGACAAAATATCCTGTTCTGCGGTTAAAATTTCTTCACTGCGCTCTGCAGTTTGTTCTGTCTGTGGTATCTTCGTGTTTTCGTTCTCTTCTGCAGGCTTTTGCGTGTCGGGTTGTGTTTTAGGAGAACCGCTTTGCTTCGGTTTGGGTGCAAAGAAAAACCGCCTTTTTTCTGCGTAATCTTCCGGCAGAAGCTTTCTCCATATTCTGTCGGCATGCTTATATACCCGCTTATCGTTAAATGGCTTTATGTTTCTTATATACGGAAGCTCGTACAGAACGGGAAACTTAAGGTCTGTTATATTTACATAGCGCAATCTACCCCTGGTCTTATTCACAATCAGGCTGATTTTTGAAGTATCGATAAAGCCATTCACCCTTGCCCAGTCAACATTGCCGATAAGCCGTGAGTTTACGGAATAATCATCTTCCACTACAAGCAGTATTTTTTCCGCCATAGCAAACACGTCTATGCAGCCCTCCACGAAACCGGGTTGTACATCCACGATCACCACATCGTACCTTTTTTCAAGTTCTTCCAGAAGCCACCTCAGGTTTTCCTGCGTGATCCTTTCGTACGTGTCGGGATAGCCGCCGACTATCACATCATAGTTTTTCCCCTTCGGCTTCTGAATGGCGTAATCCAGCCTGCCTTCAACGGCCTCAACGATATTTCTCTGCCGTTCCAAATCGAGTATTGACACAAAATCGCCCGGTGAAAAGTCGAACTCCACCGCACACGTTTTTCTTTTTGCCGTTGTTGCAAGGGCAAGGGCAATTGTTGTTTTCCCAACCCCGCCTTTAGGCGAGTATACGGCTATAATCATGAAACCACCTCACTTCTGTTGGTCTACGGCAATGACAAAATTCCCGTTCTTTATATACGGTGCAAGCACCTTAAAAGCTTCGCCTGTTGTTCTTATGAGTGCTGTAGATGTGCTCTGTCCCGTTGACGAAGTGTTTTGGGACACGGTTACGACCTCAATGCCCGATACTGCCTGTGCCTGTGCGGTCGTGCTGTTGCTCACGGGTATGATTGTTATAATATCACCTGCATTGAGAAGTTTTGCATCGGCATCGGTAAGCGGGATGTTGGCAAGTTCTTCTCCCGGATGAAGCACGACATTTATATCTGTCACAATGTCAAGTGGGATCAAATCACCCTTCACCCTTGCCACCTTCACGGTTTTCCCTATTATGTGGTTTAAGTCTTTCTCCACACCCTGCGGCACAGTCCTGACCGGCAGGCTCTGAACCTGAACCATGTCCTTTGTGATTCTCGTGCCCGCGTTGATCTGCTTTGCCGCAACCACCACGTTCACCGTGCCCTGGGTGTTCTGAAGGTAGATGA is from Caldanaerobius fijiensis DSM 17918 and encodes:
- a CDS encoding AAA family ATPase, producing the protein MIIAVYSPKGGVGKTTIALALATTAKRKTCAVEFDFSPGDFVSILDLERQRNIVEAVEGRLDYAIQKPKGKNYDVIVGGYPDTYERITQENLRWLLEELEKRYDVVIVDVQPGFVEGCIDVFAMAEKILLVVEDDYSVNSRLIGNVDWARVNGFIDTSKISLIVNKTRGRLRYVNITDLKFPVLYELPYIRNIKPFNDKRVYKHADRIWRKLLPEDYAEKRRFFFAPKPKQSGSPKTQPDTQKPAEENENTKIPQTEQTAERSEEILTAEQDILSENNPVLGEETGEMKGDGVPMGFYVNTGYEQLDNEIRQKIADAGGTGDTGSVAVVSSILYAERFLNEGRRVIFLAKGAGDAAKARALGVKDVFVNPFDLNEIVKAACGELPQESIKTAESEKKGTDEQAYEMLHEDKKEKDDTDGVRHKDDSEGSGAYSDSMDNAVVKEKLHQGEKEVVYGMETDIYGEIRNIIQKYLIEYERKLDEYEATIAQLKEQIREKDGEIEKYKQKTEKFSRLFSELQGLMGD
- a CDS encoding SAF domain-containing protein, with the protein product MKKILKVAVILAVLVFAGVFIYLQNTQGTVNVVVAAKQINAGTRITKDMVQVQSLPVRTVPQGVEKDLNHIIGKTVKVARVKGDLIPLDIVTDINVVLHPGEELANIPLTDADAKLLNAGDIITIIPVSNSTTAQAQAVSGIEVVTVSQNTSSTGQSTSTALIRTTGEAFKVLAPYIKNGNFVIAVDQQK